A single genomic interval of Saccharothrix saharensis harbors:
- a CDS encoding potassium channel family protein: MFETDERRLARWERRGEWPLTGLAVLFVVVYAWQVLDNRSTAGLDVVLEAVLWIIWLIFAVDYVARFKLAVDKRRFFATHLFDLLAVLLPMVRQLRVLRLITVLKVLNKRFAGRFRQQVGVYAAGVTVLVGLCASLAVLDAERHHPDASITTFGDAAWWTLTTISTVGYGDRYPVTWEGRLVAALLMIGGIALLGVITGTIASWLVERLSGVEDSVAEAEQATAAELRLVRAELAELREELRAARTRSGG; this comes from the coding sequence GTGTTCGAGACCGATGAACGCCGCCTCGCCCGGTGGGAGCGCCGCGGCGAGTGGCCCCTGACGGGCCTGGCCGTCCTGTTCGTGGTGGTCTACGCGTGGCAGGTCCTGGACAACCGCTCGACCGCCGGACTGGACGTGGTGCTGGAGGCCGTCCTCTGGATCATCTGGCTGATCTTCGCGGTGGACTACGTCGCGCGCTTCAAGCTCGCCGTCGACAAGCGCAGGTTCTTCGCCACGCACCTGTTCGACCTGCTGGCGGTCCTGCTGCCGATGGTGCGCCAACTGCGCGTGCTGCGGCTGATCACCGTGCTCAAGGTGCTGAACAAGCGGTTCGCGGGCCGGTTCCGGCAACAGGTCGGCGTGTACGCCGCGGGCGTCACGGTCCTGGTCGGGCTGTGCGCTTCGCTGGCCGTGCTGGACGCCGAGCGCCACCACCCGGACGCTTCCATCACCACGTTCGGCGACGCCGCGTGGTGGACGCTCACCACGATCTCGACCGTCGGCTACGGCGACCGCTACCCCGTCACGTGGGAGGGGCGCCTGGTCGCCGCGCTGCTGATGATCGGCGGGATCGCGCTGCTGGGTGTCATCACCGGCACGATCGCGTCCTGGCTGGTCGAACGCCTCAGCGGGGTCGAGGACTCGGTCGCCGAGGCCGAGCAGGCGACGGCCGCCGAGCTCCGCCTGGTGCGGGCGGAGCTGGCCGAGCTGCGCGAGGAACTGCGCGCCGCCCGAACCCGGAGCGGCGGCTAG
- a CDS encoding pyridoxal phosphate-dependent aminotransferase, producing MPGVAGRADVPPFHVMEVLSATARRQRVVGDVVSLAAGQPSSPAPTPVLEAAHRALRRQTLGYTEQLGIVELREALAGHYDRQYGLAVSADDVVVTTGSSGGFLLAFLASFEAGARVALARPGYPAYRNILTALGCEVVELACGPETRFQPTVAMLDDAGPLDGLVVASPANPTGTVLSPDELAALAGWCAEHDVRLVSDEIYHGISYGTPLACAWQTSRDAVVVNSFSKAFAMTGWRLGWMLLPPDLRRAVDRLTGNFTLCPPALAQHAAVAAFEPESYAQTERLVEGYRLNRDVLLKGLADLGIDKVAPADGAFYAYADVSHLTDDSMAFCRRLLDDTGVAIVPGVDFDPVRGHEFIRMSFAGAGHDIEEALRRLGAWLSSS from the coding sequence ATGCCAGGTGTCGCCGGTCGTGCCGATGTGCCTCCGTTCCACGTCATGGAGGTGCTGTCCGCCACGGCGCGGCGGCAGCGGGTCGTGGGTGACGTCGTGTCGTTGGCGGCGGGCCAGCCGTCGAGCCCCGCGCCCACGCCCGTGTTGGAGGCCGCGCACCGCGCGCTGCGCCGGCAGACGTTGGGCTACACCGAGCAGCTGGGCATCGTCGAGCTGCGGGAAGCCCTCGCGGGGCACTACGACCGGCAGTACGGGCTGGCGGTCTCGGCGGACGACGTCGTGGTGACCACCGGGTCGTCGGGTGGGTTCCTGCTGGCGTTCCTCGCGTCGTTCGAGGCGGGGGCCCGCGTCGCGCTGGCCCGGCCCGGCTACCCCGCCTACCGCAACATCCTCACCGCGCTGGGCTGCGAGGTGGTCGAGCTGGCTTGCGGGCCGGAGACGCGGTTCCAGCCCACGGTGGCGATGCTGGACGACGCCGGTCCGCTCGACGGGCTCGTGGTGGCCAGCCCGGCGAACCCGACCGGCACCGTGCTGTCACCGGACGAGCTGGCCGCCCTGGCCGGCTGGTGCGCCGAGCACGACGTGCGGCTGGTCAGCGACGAGATCTACCACGGCATCAGCTACGGCACGCCGCTCGCGTGCGCCTGGCAGACCTCCCGTGACGCCGTCGTGGTCAACTCCTTCTCCAAGGCGTTCGCCATGACCGGCTGGCGGCTGGGGTGGATGCTGCTGCCACCCGACCTGCGCCGGGCGGTGGACCGGTTGACGGGCAACTTCACGCTCTGCCCGCCCGCCCTGGCCCAGCACGCGGCCGTCGCCGCGTTCGAGCCCGAGTCGTACGCGCAGACCGAGCGCCTGGTCGAGGGGTACCGCCTCAACCGGGACGTGCTGCTCAAGGGCCTGGCCGACCTCGGCATCGACAAGGTGGCCCCCGCCGACGGTGCCTTCTACGCCTACGCCGACGTCTCCCACCTCACCGACGACTCGATGGCCTTCTGCCGCCGCCTCCTGGACGACACGGGGGTCGCGATCGTGCCGGGCGTCGACTTCGACCCCGTGCGCGGGCACGAGTTCATCCGGATGTCCTTCGCGGGGGCCGGCCACGACATCGAAGAGGCTCTGCGGCGGCTGGGCGCTTGGCTGTCGTCATCATGA